AAGCTGATAGATAAATTTTATTGGTGGTAAATCTGCAAGGGATTCTAGCACCAGGTGGTATCATTCAATGGATGGTCTTGGAGTAGGGAATAAGTATTTGTAGACACAACAGCCTTGTTGAACTAAAATAAAAGTGATCCTGGGTATTTTAAGTGTTCTCTATGATTAGATTAGGTACTTGGAGATCATATAAACATGTGCATCAGCTGATggaaagaggttttttttgcagtgcaaaacctctctccccTTGTTGAAGGTGTTTTCTGCCAGAACCTCTTTTCTGAAGTTGTCGCtatggaaaagcagaatttcattttctgcGGCCTGGGGAATCTCATCAGTCTTGAAGCCAAAGCAGTAACCAGCCATTTTGGTCCCTAGGTGATAAGTTGGATCAGTATTTCATTCCCTGCAGAATTTATTAATATGTAATAATTTAACTTTTCTCCTACTGCTCCTCTGAATTTTAGCCCTCTGAATGTTAAACATGGACTACAGTAGATGAAATAAAgtgttttgattgtttttttcagaatatgAGGGTGCGGACTGTGAAAGGACAAGATTACTATTCTAAAACAGGAGcaaaattccatggaaaaatggaacaaaaattCATTCTTGTTGACTGTAAGAAGGTCATATATGGTTCTTACAGGTAAGATTAATCACTGAAGTGTCTGTAGTAAGCCTGTCATCTCAGTACTGCTGCTATAgcaagttttggggttttgtattTGTGAAAATTTTTCTAGGGACTCGCATGAGTAAATTTGATTATGTTTTCTGTAATTTAGCAAGATTTCATAGATACTGATTGCTAACTAGCCTAAGAGATCCTCTGTTCATTTTTCACAAATAAGAAATAAAGGATATGGGTTTTGCTACAGCCGAAGagttgtaaaaataaaaaaatcctgatttgtCTTATGTTTTCTGAATTATTCTTGTTTAACATTCACTCCAGAGAAGTGAGCGTCAAAATTTTTTCATAAGATAGTTCCTCCATGTAATAATCTTCTAAAGCTAACATTAGAGACTGATTCTGTGGGTCTCTAGTATATGATAGTCAAATTCAAAATTGTCCATGTCTCTTTCTGTGTTTGGCTAAGTTTCTGTATTCTGGTTTCCTTTGTATTTTCAGTGTATGTGAGGAAAACAGGCTGGAAGAACTTAACAGccttgcagagctggaaaaaaccTAAGTTAAAGCAGAGAGAGTCTTAACTCACacattattaaatattttccttcttttcatgCTACACTTTTCTCCTTTGGCCAAGTAAGTTAGTTTCTGCCAGCATAGTGCCTGGGTACCAGATCCACAGCCATTGCCTTTCACAGATTTCCACCACTGTAAGCTTTTGAAAATCTGACCTTTTATTTCCTCTAAGACTCAGCCAGCCCCAAATTCAGACTGACATGTATAAATGGTAGTGAGGTAAGTGACAAGTTCATAAATGACTCAGGGTAAGagactgcagggacagcctgcaTGCTTTGACATCTCCACACCACTGTGTGAGGTGACACTTCATAGTCTGTGAGAATGGGATAGGTTTTCTCATTCCAGTTTGGAAAAACAACACTGCTTGAACACCTTGCACCACAGGGGCTGGAATCATCAATTTCTGTAGAAATTAGGCCTTCTTGGTAAAACAATCTAATAATTTGTAACAGGAAAAACAAGTCTTTCTGAACTCTGTCATTGAACTCAATTTAaagttcagggtttttttccaatattatatattattctTAATTGTGAGAATTAATAGGAGAAGAACTTAGGCAGCATGATTTGATTTAATCTTGATACACTATAACTtcctgaaaaatacaaaaacatcaaaaaaaattcagtaagCTATTTTTGTGTACAAAACTAACCCATTTTCTAAcatctaaaagaaaaatgcaagtaaataaattctttatttttttccttttttcatgaaaaataggatttcaaaacaatttttgttGTAACCTAGAAATTGTATGTTTTTTGCTCCATGATATTAGTCTTGTTGCAGCATCCTTAATGTACttgttaatttgttttatcTCATTTAGTAGCTGTGAGTTAATTGCAGCTACTTAGCTTTGAGCATGTGTTCAGTCTTTTAcagcacaaaagagaaaaaagcattATCAAAGCATTATCATTGcaattaaaagaatttttcatcTCCAATGCAATGTGCATATCAGAAAATGTAAACTTTTTTCAAATTCTGAGCTGGAtctttttgaaaatgtttagAATTAAGTACTTTCAAAATTGCTGAAGCACTCCTGCATgttatttcaaatatatttttttcacaaCATAATCACACAGTAACATTCTCTGACAGAAGAGGTAATCCAGTGGGTACAGGTTAGTCCTGCCATAGACTTTgtagaagtgatttttttctattaggTATTTGTACTTTACTGTTCTACATTTGTGAATTCTTTTTTAGAATACTTCTTATAAGGGCAATTATAAGGGTAGTTATAGACTCATTCCTGCTCTTGctgaaatcagtggaaaaaCTCCATCTGAATTTATCTGATGTTAGATTGGACTTCTGAGTCCAAATTACATGAATCATGCCCTCAGCTTATTTATTTAGAAGGTACTTTTACAAACCCAAGGTTTCTGTAAAAGCTTTCTTCTCAAGAAAGACTGGTATAATACTTCAAATACTTCAGCTCCAAAGAACTGTATCTAATGGTCATTTGTTCTTCTTTCAGCTATATGTGGTCATTTGAAAAAACCAACCTCAGCATGGTTCAAGTTATCACAGGACAGCTTGTTGAGTCCTTTGATGAAGAGTTCAGGACGCTGTATGCCCGTTCTTCCGTTCCCAGCTCGTTTGCCCCAGAATTAGTGCGCGTGAACAGTCGCAAGACGCTCTGGGATAATGACACGTACCAACATTCATTGTCTTCCTTGGCTTCAGTTTCCAGCCAAAGAAACCTTTTTGGTAGGCCAGACAATGTTTTCAAGGTAGATCCTGTTTGGAAAGCTCGTGGAAGATATGCAGTAAATGAAATAGATAAATACAGCTTGAGAAATCAAGCCTATAATAAGCAGCCATTTATTCCAGCTTTTAATGTTCAAAATCCAATACAGCAGTATCAACCTAGTGAAAAAAATGAGCACTGGAAGAGACATAGTTATGCTGGAGAGAAGCCAGAAAGGACACCTTACCTATTGCTCAACAGAGCTATTAACAGAGCAAACAATCTACCAAATACTTTGAAAATGCCATCTGATAGCCTTAGTATTGTGTCATCATTGCGAGGAGGATATGCAAATAACTACAATATTCCCCAGCAGAGTTTTGCTGATCAGTTCTCACGACCAAAGGTAAACCTTGCAGAGAGAAATTCAATTGTACGGAGGTCTTTTAATGGGACAGACAATCATATCCGCCATCTGCAGCAGAGGATGCCAACCCTTGAGCACACAACAAAATCATTCCTACGTAACTGGCGAATAAAGTCCTACTTGAATGACCAGTCAGATTGTCCAGTAGAGTCAAATGGGTCAGCCTTGGGTGACAGATACGATAGCTATGACacaactgaaaatattaaagctCATGCGCTGTACTCTCATTCTCGCTTGCGGTCATCGTTGGTGTTTCAGCCAACTTTACCTGAACAGCAGGAAGTAAGCAGCTGTGCAAGTTCTTCAAATTCAACTATAATTGGGTCAGAGGGAAGTGCAACACCCAAAGGGACATCTAACCATGCTCCAAGTGTGGAAAATGGAGTGGATAATAATTCAGAGGAGCTTAGCACAAACTTACCTCTTAAATCAGATGCACCAGCAGGCCACAGAAGTCAGATTGCAGATGACACAAAACCTAGGGTAAATTCAAATGCAGCTGGAGACTCATCACTATATTTGTACACAACGCTGTGTACAGATAAACATGCAGAAAATTTGAAGAaccttcaaaatgaaaatatgctCAAAAGGAGAAGTTTTCCCATGTTTAATTCCAAGTCCGTATTGGATCCTGGTACCAACAAACATGCATCCAATTATGTTTACAGCACATTGACTAGACACAGACTTAAGCAGCCAGTTAGTCCAAAACTTCCAGAAGACATGATGAAGAGTGCTAAAAGTTTGCACAGTGTAACCAATCACTCACCACAGGAGGAAAAGGACCTGAAAGGAGAGCTGAAGGGCCCGACTGCTAGCAAGGCAATCTCCATGGCAGCTCTCACTGAAGCTAGCACGGAGGAGTCCAGTAAGGATTGCACATCGAAGAAAGAAAGTAAGAATTCCCCAAGTTTTCTGAAGAAAGGATCCCAGAAACTGCGGTCGCTTCTTAATCTCACACCAGACAAGAAGGAAAACTTGTCAAAAAACAAAGGTCCTGCCTTTTACAGAATGTGTAGTAGTTCTGACACATTGGTTTCTGAAGATGAGAATCAAAAACCAAAGATTTCTGAAAATAAGACAGATTCTTCcccaaggagaaaaagaaattcttcatcAAATTCTCAAGGTAGTTTGAACAGAAGTAAAGAAGATGTCACCGGGAGTCCAACAAAGTCTCCAAAGTCTCCGAAGTCACCGAAATCTCCAAAACCTCCATCTGATGAGAGCAATAAAAAGTGTCCCCTCTTGTGCCCCCTTGAAAGTAAATTCATAGAAACTGCAGGAGATCCATCTACTCCCAGATTTAATACAGAACAGATTCAGTATCAGGATGCAAAGGAGATCTGCACAAATGCTACTTCCGAAAGCGCTCCTGTTTCTGCTCTCCAAAGAGCAAGTTCAGTGGCACCACAGCTGACAGGCTCAAAGCACCAAGAAGAGCTGAGGTCTCGTTTGAGTGAAAGGCGTGTTTACAGTCGCTTTGAGCCATTCTGTAAGATGGAAAATGCCAGCCAAcctgcaggaaatgcagccAACAGCAGTGCACATCTCTCAGATATCAAAACCAAGACCTTAGGGAATAATTACGGCAGGAGTAATCACATGGTCAGCTACAACTCAGCTGCTTACCACCCATTGCAGCCTAATGAAAACAAGCTGAGAGGATTTATGCAAAAGTTTGGGAACTTCCTACACAAAAACAAGTAATGTTATAATTTTGTTGATTATACTGTAATACAGCAAGACTGGCAAAGCTGGACATAATCTTAACTGGACAAAGACTTGTGACTAACTTTTGTAGAGTTTATTGGATTTCTTCTTGGGTCTAGGACATTGGAATGaatgtacatatttttaaaaataattattctagAATTCTATACTTCAATCTTCACAGAAATTCTCTGTCCAGAAGATGTTTCAAGGAAGTTGTTTATAGTGTTGATATTGTAAGAttaattttatacattttccTGGTGAAGAAAATACATTCTAGTATATTTTAAGATTAATAAACGTGGGGTAAAAAAGATGGGGGATGTTTTTAAACTTCAGATAATATTGTCTCCAAAGATTTGTCCTTCAAAAATAGGATAGCACTAGGAATagtaaattgtatttttttcagcatttatgTACACTTCCAAATGATAAACACAAATGTTAATGCATTGCATGTTACTTATCTTTAATTTTTGGAAACCTCTTTTAGGTTTCATCTTGTTAATAATTTACCTCCTAGCATCTATTGAACTGTTTGGGCAGTAGATGGATCTGTCTTACTTTATTGAATTTTCTGTGTAATATgatatttttctgaagtatttGGCATACAGATTTGAAAGTGACCTTAATTTGAGTTTTCACGGACTTGTTTACATGGTTAAACTAGTGTGAATGTAGaatgaacattaaaaaaactaTTTCTAGAAAAGGTGCCTT
This window of the Ammospiza nelsoni isolate bAmmNel1 chromosome 3, bAmmNel1.pri, whole genome shotgun sequence genome carries:
- the FAM83B gene encoding protein FAM83B is translated as METSSLLSSLHDECRSDNYIEPHYKEWYRIAIDALIEGGLEAYKEFLSKERCSEFLADEEIDYILNNVHKLPQNTVYSSNHAIDDTSSSGTYWPIESDVEAPNLDLGWPYLMPGISGGTNIDLLFHPPRAQPYTIKETVRKMIRDARKVIAIVMDMFTDVDIFREIVEASTRGIAVYILLDESNFSHFLKMTEKQGCQVQRLRNMRVRTVKGQDYYSKTGAKFHGKMEQKFILVDCKKVIYGSYSYMWSFEKTNLSMVQVITGQLVESFDEEFRTLYARSSVPSSFAPELVRVNSRKTLWDNDTYQHSLSSLASVSSQRNLFGRPDNVFKVDPVWKARGRYAVNEIDKYSLRNQAYNKQPFIPAFNVQNPIQQYQPSEKNEHWKRHSYAGEKPERTPYLLLNRAINRANNLPNTLKMPSDSLSIVSSLRGGYANNYNIPQQSFADQFSRPKVNLAERNSIVRRSFNGTDNHIRHLQQRMPTLEHTTKSFLRNWRIKSYLNDQSDCPVESNGSALGDRYDSYDTTENIKAHALYSHSRLRSSLVFQPTLPEQQEVSSCASSSNSTIIGSEGSATPKGTSNHAPSVENGVDNNSEELSTNLPLKSDAPAGHRSQIADDTKPRVNSNAAGDSSLYLYTTLCTDKHAENLKNLQNENMLKRRSFPMFNSKSVLDPGTNKHASNYVYSTLTRHRLKQPVSPKLPEDMMKSAKSLHSVTNHSPQEEKDLKGELKGPTASKAISMAALTEASTEESSKDCTSKKESKNSPSFLKKGSQKLRSLLNLTPDKKENLSKNKGPAFYRMCSSSDTLVSEDENQKPKISENKTDSSPRRKRNSSSNSQGSLNRSKEDVTGSPTKSPKSPKSPKSPKPPSDESNKKCPLLCPLESKFIETAGDPSTPRFNTEQIQYQDAKEICTNATSESAPVSALQRASSVAPQLTGSKHQEELRSRLSERRVYSRFEPFCKMENASQPAGNAANSSAHLSDIKTKTLGNNYGRSNHMVSYNSAAYHPLQPNENKLRGFMQKFGNFLHKNK